The Pantanalinema sp. genome window below encodes:
- a CDS encoding protein kinase: protein MICSNCQTDNNAENRFCCDCGKPLKGAVTATHSSSHVTQPAGSVGASGLLSPSTLLQDRYRITQLVGQGGMGAVYLANDTRFSSKVCVVKEMLDHFADGEQRETAMQNFYREADMLASLKHNSIPEVFDRFTESNRHYIVMEYINGSDLEARICEQSNNPFDEKSVIGWAIQVCDVLSYLHHQKPPIIFRDMKPANLMLTEFGKIYLVDFGIARFFNPTARGTMIGTQGYAPPEQYRGQVEPRTDLYALGATMHYMLTGRDPQNEAPFSFPPVRQLNPEVTDATEELVMRSLDSDIEKRYASADDMLVALIRVGGEASNAVRTCPHCGEQISKGRQFCPHCRNYIAAHHASTSSQIYRAATGHLGRPKATGRTERPTLPRRLLIAGAAVAAALVISAGLWWMLAR from the coding sequence TTGATCTGCTCCAACTGCCAGACGGATAACAACGCCGAGAACCGCTTCTGCTGCGACTGCGGCAAGCCCCTCAAGGGGGCGGTGACCGCGACCCACTCGAGCTCGCACGTCACCCAGCCCGCGGGCTCGGTGGGCGCGAGCGGCCTGCTGTCGCCCTCGACCCTGCTGCAGGACCGGTACCGCATCACCCAGCTCGTCGGGCAGGGGGGGATGGGCGCCGTCTACCTGGCCAACGACACCCGCTTCTCGAGCAAGGTCTGCGTCGTCAAGGAGATGCTCGACCACTTCGCCGATGGCGAGCAGCGCGAGACGGCGATGCAGAACTTCTACCGCGAGGCGGACATGCTCGCCAGCCTCAAGCACAACTCCATCCCCGAGGTCTTCGACCGCTTCACCGAGTCGAACCGCCACTACATCGTGATGGAGTACATCAACGGCTCGGACCTGGAGGCCCGGATCTGCGAGCAGTCCAACAACCCCTTCGACGAGAAGAGCGTGATCGGCTGGGCCATCCAGGTCTGCGACGTGCTGAGCTACCTCCACCACCAGAAGCCGCCCATCATCTTCCGGGACATGAAGCCCGCCAACCTCATGCTCACCGAGTTCGGCAAGATCTACCTGGTCGACTTCGGCATCGCGCGCTTCTTCAACCCCACGGCCCGCGGCACCATGATCGGCACCCAGGGCTACGCGCCCCCCGAGCAGTACCGCGGCCAGGTCGAGCCCCGCACCGACCTCTACGCGCTGGGGGCGACCATGCACTACATGCTCACCGGGCGCGACCCTCAGAACGAGGCCCCCTTCTCGTTCCCGCCCGTGCGCCAGCTCAACCCCGAGGTCACGGACGCGACCGAGGAGTTGGTCATGCGCTCCCTCGACTCCGACATCGAGAAGCGCTACGCCAGTGCCGACGACATGCTGGTCGCCCTGATCCGCGTGGGAGGCGAGGCGAGCAACGCCGTGCGCACCTGCCCCCACTGCGGCGAGCAGATCTCCAAGGGCCGCCAGTTCTGCCCCCACTGCCGCAACTACATCGCCGCCCACCACGCCTCCACGTCCAGCCAGATCTACCGGGCCGCAACGGGCCACCTCGGTCGTCCCAAGGCCACCGGCCGGACCGAGCGCCCCACCCTCCCCAGGCGCCTCTTGATCGCGGGGGCTGCCGTCGCGGCCGCCCTCGTGATCTCGGCCGGCCTCTGGTGGATGCTCGCCCGTTAA
- a CDS encoding DUF4350 domain-containing protein — translation MRRTILVGMLATLSLSGCFLFPGQPPAPTPDPPQPPGPAPSPTLSRQVFVSGTALVNGILSVNVRRAGTQDRIAGATVSLVGPTPAWGVTDSALPMRFDPLEAGTYALRVSAPGHATRLVTGLSIDPKTPLETTVELTPQAGTISGTVSGPGGPIEGARVAAGESWTFSGADGGFTLEGLGAGAHTLSIRKALHAPSTRQVALNGTDLALGSVVLARQATKPIVVFENDAQPFGATSVGTALGALKSALGTDFTVSTSVSDAADVRVVASPRAAFATDATASRLQDFVASGGTLVLMGEWGGALDYSPEALNRIARPFGLAFCPDLVRTTANSAQPGWIKVAAPELPAPHAMPGGVTFYEACSIFAPPTARAIARAGDGGYRVAATLGGPAIAVAQPYAQGLVLAIGDTSAWSTGYITGEPPGGGAPGQTNNLGFVLNLFKW, via the coding sequence ATGCGCCGAACGATCCTCGTCGGGATGCTCGCCACCCTGTCCCTCTCGGGTTGCTTCCTCTTCCCCGGGCAACCCCCGGCGCCCACTCCCGATCCGCCCCAGCCTCCCGGCCCGGCTCCGAGCCCCACGCTCAGCCGCCAGGTCTTCGTCAGCGGCACGGCCCTGGTCAACGGCATCCTGAGCGTCAACGTCCGCCGGGCGGGCACCCAGGATCGGATCGCGGGCGCGACCGTGAGCCTCGTCGGGCCGACTCCCGCCTGGGGCGTCACCGATTCGGCGCTTCCCATGCGCTTCGACCCGCTGGAGGCCGGCACCTACGCGCTGCGGGTCTCGGCCCCGGGCCACGCGACCCGCCTGGTCACGGGTCTTTCGATCGACCCCAAGACCCCCCTCGAGACCACCGTCGAGCTCACCCCCCAGGCGGGCACGATCAGCGGCACGGTCTCGGGGCCCGGTGGCCCCATCGAGGGGGCCCGCGTCGCCGCGGGCGAGAGCTGGACCTTCTCGGGGGCCGACGGGGGCTTCACCCTCGAGGGCCTGGGAGCCGGAGCGCACACCCTCAGCATCCGCAAGGCGCTCCACGCCCCCTCGACCCGGCAGGTTGCGCTGAACGGCACGGACCTCGCCCTCGGCAGCGTCGTCCTCGCGCGCCAGGCCACCAAGCCCATCGTCGTCTTCGAGAATGACGCCCAGCCCTTCGGCGCAACCTCCGTCGGCACCGCCCTGGGTGCGCTCAAGTCGGCGCTCGGCACCGACTTCACCGTCTCGACCAGCGTCTCGGACGCAGCCGATGTGCGGGTGGTCGCGAGCCCCCGCGCGGCCTTCGCGACCGATGCGACCGCAAGCCGCCTCCAGGACTTCGTCGCCTCGGGCGGCACCCTCGTGCTGATGGGCGAGTGGGGCGGCGCGCTCGACTACTCGCCCGAGGCGCTCAACCGCATCGCCCGGCCCTTCGGCCTCGCCTTCTGCCCCGACCTGGTCCGCACCACCGCGAACTCCGCCCAGCCCGGCTGGATCAAGGTGGCCGCCCCCGAGCTGCCCGCCCCGCATGCCATGCCGGGCGGCGTCACCTTCTACGAGGCCTGCTCGATCTTCGCCCCGCCCACGGCGCGCGCCATCGCGCGCGCGGGCGACGGCGGATACCGCGTCGCCGCCACGCTCGGCGGGCCTGCGATCGCCGTCGCCCAGCCCTACGCTCAGGGCCTGGTGCTCGCCATTGGCGACACCTCGGCATGGAGCACCGGTTACATCACCGGGGAACCGCCCGGGGGCGGGGCTCCCGGCCAGACGAACAACCTCGGATTTGTGCTAAACTTGTTCAAATGGTAG